From Oryza brachyantha chromosome 9, ObraRS2, whole genome shotgun sequence, a single genomic window includes:
- the LOC102710725 gene encoding transport and Golgi organization 2 homolog, whose protein sequence is MCIAAWVWQAHPVHQLLLLLNRDEFHSRPTKAVGWWGEGSKKILGGRDVLGGGTWMGCTKDGRLAFLTNVLEPDAMPGARTRGDLPLRFLQSNKSPLEVATEVAKEADEYNGFNLVLADLTTNVMVYVSNRPKGQPATIQLVSPGLHVLSNARLDSPWQKAIRLGKNFRELLRKHGDDEVEAKDIVESLMTDTTKADKDRLPNTGCDPNWEHGLSSIFIEVQTDQGLYGTRSTAVLSVNYAGEASLYEKYLESGIWKDHTVHYQIE, encoded by the exons ATGTGTATAGCGGCATGGGTTTGGCAAGCTCACCCGGTGCACCAGCTTCTCCTCCTGCTCAACAGAGATGAGTTCCATAGCAG GCCGACAAAGGCAGTAGGATGGTGGGGAGAGGGCTCAAAGAAGATTCTTGGTGGTAGAGATGTTCTTGGTGGAGGGACATGGATGGGGTGCACAAAGGATGGCAGGCTTGCCTTCCTCACCAATGTGCTCGAGCCAGACGCCATGCCAGGGGCTCGCACAAGGGGTGATCTCCCCCTCAGGTTCCTGCAG AGCAACAAGAGCCCGCTTGAAGTTGCAACGGAAGTGGCCAAAGAAGCTGACGAGTACAATGGTTTCAACCTTGTACTGGCTGATCTGACCACAAACGTCATGGTTTATGTGTCAAACAGGCCAAAGGGACAGCCTGCAACGATTCAACTCGTCTCTCCAGGGCTCCATGTGCTGTCCAATGCAAGGCTAGACAGCCCTTGGCAGAAG GCCATTCGCCTGGGCAAAAACTTCAGGGAGCTCCTCAGGAAGCATGGTGACGATGAGGTTGAAGCCAAGGACATAGTTGAGAGCTTGATGACTGACACCACAAAGGCTGACAAAGATAGGCTGCCCAACACTGGCTGTGACCCAAACTGGGAGCACGGCCTCAGCTCCATTTTCATCGAGGTGCAGACTGACCAG GGACTCTACGGGACCCGGAGCACGGCCGTTCTGTCAGTGAACTATGCCGGCGAAGCTAGCTTGTACGAGAAGTACTTAGAGAGTGGAATATGGAAGGATCACACCGTGCATTACCAGATAGAGTAG